TTGGACAATCGCTAATCAACCACGGCCAATCCTAGCCAACATCTATAAAAATGTACAGGCGTAAAAACTCAGCAGAGAGGGAAGTGAGAAATCACGAAAGGGGAAAAGTAAGAGAGGTCCTTCTCCTAAGAACGGCACACCACACCATGGCCATGGCCATTCTCCACCGATGAGACAGCGAGAATTCCATTCTTGCCAAACATAAGAGGCCTGTCGGTAATGTCGTACTCCAGAAGGTACGTGCCGAAGCCCCCTTCCTGGGCCAGCAGATTCTCTCTGAATGTATTCGCTACCGTCAGCGCGACACGCGAGAGAATACTGGTCTCTCCGACTTGAGCCCCGATAATGATGGGAATTCCGCAGCGTTTGGCCTGTTCTGCGATGGCCAGCGATCTCAGGATTCCACCCATCTTAGAGATCCGGATATTGATGATCCAGGCTTTCGGAGCATCTTCGAGATGGCGGAACTGATCCAACCTCAAAAAACTCTCATCAAGAATGATAGGGACACCGAGTGACTCATAAATCTGTTTGCAGCCTGCATAGTCGCCAGCCTGCACCGGCTCCTCTATACCCAGAAACGGACAATCGAACTGGTGTAGATAGTCGATCGCTTCGCAGGAAGTCTTCCAGAGATTATTCGCATCAAGGCGTATACGAACATTCGTCACATGAGCGTTGTTGAGCATCTCAACTTTCTTTACGTCATCTGCAATAGTTCCTGTGACTTTAATTTTAAAATCCGTAAATCCTAACGCCACAAATTGTTGTAGCTGTTTTTGATACGCCGCCAAACTGTCAGTCCCTAATACGGCTGAATACTGGTAATTCCCTTGAAGTTCCGGCACGCCGACGACCGTTTCAATAGACTTTTGACTTTCTTTTCCCAAAAGGTCCAGTAGCGCCAATTCCACAGCGCACCATATCGCCGGATTTAGATCGATCTCGGTTGTGTGGGTCTCCAGCCATGAGTTGATATCTTCTAAATTTTGAAACGTAGCCCACACTGCCTGGTATTCATTGAAAAACTGTTCGCACGTTTGAAACATTTCACCTGTCACATACTGTCGAGGACATCCCTCCCCGATTCCAATGTTCCCTGTCTCAGAAGCCGCCATCACCAACACGCTTTCTGTCTGAGCACGAACCGCCGATGCATGGGCAAAGACCTGTTTAAAAGGTATCGCCAACGATCTCATAGACAACTGCTTGACCTGCATCCCAACAATCACCTCGCATATGAATAAAAATCGAACGAGCAGTCTTTGACGTACTGCAATCGCACGACTTTATACTGGGCTTCTCGCTGCCCCTCGGCAAGACAATGCCGCTTATACGATTCGGAGGTTCCGTCTTTCACGTACAGAACCTTCAAAGGCTGCAACCTTCCACTCTCACGTTTGACCTTGTACTCGATATTGAGCATGCTCAACTGACTGTCAAGCCTATGCATGACTCCTTCATTGAGCACAGGATGTTCGATACACATCGTATATTCCAGCCGGACTGGATCGGCAAGCATGAGAAAGAAGCCAAAGGCTATCCCATATTCCTGTCGGATGGCTTCCACGGCAGTCGTCACATGATGTTCGTAGAGCTTTTCTCCAGTTAGATTCGTGACTCCTTTGCCTTTTTGCACGAATTGAATCGTCGGCGTCTGATTGAACCAGCCCGTCACTTCGATAATATCATTCATGCAATACCGATACAGTCCGTTTCTAGTCGTCACGATCACATAGTACCTTTTGCCCTCTTCAACCTGGGCAAGAGTCAGGACCGGTGCATCATCATCCTCCCAATTTCCCTCCTCCACAAACTCGAAAAAGTTATCGTAGAATGTCGGGATACAACGATTGGACCGTACATCGATGTTCACACTACCGGCCAATTCACTCGACAAATATCCCATTTCGATCACTTCCGTCTTTGGCGGCAACAGTGCTTGCACTCGTGGAAGTAAGGCGGCACAGCTTCCCCCAGTCCAGGTCACCAAGGCTCGTAACCCCGGCCAGAACGAACCCAACGTCAAATGTGCCTGTTGCTCAAGAAACTTCTCTAGCTCCGTGATCCGAGATGGCTGGGGATGAGGCATGGGAATATTTACGTGAAAAACCGGCTTGTCTTTCAGGGGCAAGAGTTCTATCAGGACGGCCAGATTCTCACGAATGACATCGAAGAGTTTGATAACGGTCGAAGGATTGGCCGTCGCGATCAGTGAGAGGTTCGGCTCCGCTAAGGCGTGGGCCGCGATGGCGATGTACTTCCTATCATATTCCTCGATACGTAAGACTTCAGGAGGCAGTACAGCCTTGTCCCTGATAAAATCAGGCAACAATTCATGGAGGAATCCAGACATCGACCCGTAAGGAGTGCCGGTCTCCAAAGCTCCCTCCGCTCTCGCACTCGATAACACTAGAATCTTTCCATCAAAGATCGTTGGCAGGCCTTGATACTGGGCGAATGTCGTCAATTGTTGATGCCTGCTCAGGACACCGATCGTACTTTCCAAAATGGGGATATTTTTCGGTACTCCTGTTGTCCCACTTGTTTGAGCGTACGCCACAGGTTGCTCAATCGTGAGCCGACATTCTTTCGTCCGTTCCTGCGCCTCAATGTATGGCCGAAACTCTTCATACGTGTAAATCGGGACGGCGGCCCGATAGTCTTCGTATGATTGAATGAGATCAAAGTCATGTTCTTTTCCAAATGCCGTATTGGCATTCTTCGCCAGAATTTCATTCAAAACTTGCCTTTGGGACGACTGTGGATCATGGGTCTGCTTTATCATCGGACCCCAGACGCTCTTGTCGATCGATCGCATGTGGGAGTGAAGGTCAGTATGGCGAGACATTTCTTCAGACACGTTCGATCGGCTCCGCCTGTTTATCAACTCCGGGGATAAACGGCGTTTTCATCTGGGCGACAAAGTTGGATGGATAATGTCTGTTGATGAGTCCAAGGTCTCCGACATGCCGCCCTTTCGGTAAATACCAGGTCCCAAAGAACAGATCCCACACGATGAGATTGTTGCCGTAATTGTGATTGGATTCTTCCTTTTTCATGGAATGATGCCAGCGATGCAGTTCTGGCCCACTGACGATATAATTGAGGATGCCTAGTCGCACATCGACATTGCCGTGCTGAAAAAATCCGTTGACTGCATAACAGACAAAGTACAAACCAAGCACAGATTCCGACACTCCCAAGACAATAAACGGCAAGGCATCCAAGAAAAACTGTAAAGCTTTATCGATCGGGTGAAACCGTCCCACATTCAACCAATAGAGGGTATGAGGCGAATGATGGACCGCGTGAAATCTCCACAGGCATTCCCACTCATGAGCAAATCGATGGAGCCAATACCGAAATCCGTCAGCGATCAACATCATGAGCAACATTTGTGACGGAACGGACCAGGAACCCGGCCACACTCCCGACACGGCAAAACCATGGGGCTCAAGCAACTCCACTAACTTCACTGCAAGCGCGAAGGCTAACAGCTTCGGTAACGCGGCTTGAATCAAAATCATAAAGATGGCGTCTTGCCAAACATCGGCTCGACGCGGGAGCCAAGCTCTGCGATGAGGGAACCGATACTCAAGAATCATCATCAACAACGCGCCTATGAAAACAGAACTGTAGCTAGCCAAGTGTAATCCTGCGCCAATATTGAGCAGGAAATGATATAGGGCTACGCAAGCCGACAACACAACGGGGTACGCCCCATACCTCACGATTGTTTTCATGACGCGACAACCGATGATGCATTCGACGAGTGGCCATACCGATAGTGAAAATGTCCATAAACGAGGAGGAACGTGGCCAGAACGACGTGAAAGATCGTGGGTAACACCGCGCCAAACCAGAAATGATTCCTCGCGATCGTCAATCCGAGAATCAACCGAAGCATCATGCCTCCCAAGTACACGCCCCCCAATCCTAAGAGCATGTTTCCCCGACGTAACGAAGGAACTATGGTGAGATTGAACAGGCCTCGAATAACGTGAACACAGATCCCGATTATGATGAATTGAGCCAACACTAGTACCCCATAAGGCAGCGCACCACTATGCCAAGAGTCAAACGATGGCAGAAAAGACAGCGGATAGATCGCTTGTATGAGCTGGGCCATCACCCGGCCACAAAACATGACGAGCAATATCGACAACACCACGCCATATCGGCTAGAACTCTCATGGTGGAACGATGACGCTGTCATACGTATCTATTCGGTCATTTCACCGTGAGATTGATTCTTTTCACCTAGAGCCCGCATGGACATCCTCTCTCCCAGAAAAATCTTAATCATCGGCAATTCCGATGGAATCGGAGCTGCCGTGACTCGTGCCCTGGTTGCTCGAGGGGATAAAATTGTCGGTGTGTCTCGTAGTCCGAGTCCCCTGGACATGAACGGTCCCCGACACGAGACCCTGGATATCACATCGTCAACATACCCCGCGCTCCTGCAACGTCTTCTAGCCGAAGAAGGTCCGTTTGACGTCTGCATTTACTGTGCGGCGATTGGATCAGGCTTGACACTTCCCGATCTTTCCCGGGAAGCCCACGTCATTGAGGTTAACCTGACATCTATGGTACGAACCCTCTCTGCACTCACCCCTGGATGGATGGGACGCAGCAGCGGACATTTCATCGGCCTCTCCAGTTTGGCCGATGATTTTTACAATCAAGACGCACCATCCTATACGGCATCCAAAGCGGCCTTTAGTAACTATCTCGTGTCGATGGCGATGAAGTTGAGACCATACGGCGTGAGTGTGACGAATATTCGCTTCGGGTACGTCGACACGAAATTGCCGAAAGCCAACCACAAACCCATGATGATGACCCCAGAACGGGCAGCGGACCATGTCTTGCGTTGCATGAAGACCCGTCCGATTCAATTGAGCATCCCGAAAACGATCGGACTCATCCTCCATGGCTTACGATGGATACAATCCGTTCGAGTATGGACAGCCTGACCAGCCAAATCATGAATCTGAAACTACGGCAAGAAGTCGTAACGAAAGGAGAACGCGCACATGGCAGATGAAGAACTCATTCGGAACCTAGGCCCCTTGGGACCATTGGCGGGAACTTGGGAGGGGGATCAGGGGCTTGATGTCGCCCCATCGAAAAAACACGGCAAGAAGGAAACCTCGTTTCGTGAACACATGACCTTTGAACCGTTTGGTCCGGTGGTCAACGGCTCGCAATCGCTGTATGCCTTACGATACCGTACGACGATCTGGCCATTGGGAGAAGAGAATCCCTTCCATGAAGAAGTGGGCTATTGGCTATGGGACGCCGAAGCGAAGCAGGTTTTACGCTGTTTCATCGTCCCGCGAGGAATCGCCGTGGAAGCCGGCGGCACGGCCGAGCCCTCTGACACAACCCTGACCATGCAAGCAGATGTTGGATCAGAGACATACGGAGTGTTATCGAATCGCTATCTTGACCAACATGCAAAAACCGTCAGTTACCGACTCACGGTCACCATACATGATGGCAACAGCTTCAGCTATGAGGAAGATACGCTGTTGCAGATTGCGGGACAATCCGACGTGTTTCACCATACCGACAAGAATACGCTTAGGCGAATCACAGCGGCCTCATGATCCAAGAGTAACCATGATCAAAAAAGACTATCGCAGCTCGATAAATTCTTTTTTCTCAAAGTCATAGGTCCAGACTTCACCGGAGTCTATAGAATAGACCCAGCCATGCAGGCGAAGCTTTCCATTCTTTAACTTCGTCGCGACGGATGGATGAGTGCGAAGATGATCGAGCTGAACGACGACATTCTCCTTGATCGTCGCGACGAAGAGTTCATCGCCGGTCAAGTGTCCAAAATGGTCTGCCGCGATGCGTTGAGTCGTCTCGGCTTGCTGGAGCCAAACCTTCACGGCTGGCAACCCTTCAAGCTTATCCGGATGAAGGAGCGCTTTCATGGCCCCGCAATCGGTATGTCCGCAGACAATAATGTCTTGGATGTGTAAGACCGAAACCGCGTATTCCACCGTGGCGGTACTGCCGCCTATCGCCGCGCCGTAGGTCGGAATCAGGTTTCCTGCCGTCCGTAGAATAAAGAGGTCCCCAGGGTCTGTCTGAGTTAACAACGTCGGACTGACCCTGGAATCGGAACAGGTAATAAAGAGCGCCCGCGGCTCTTGCTTTCGGGACAGCGTCTGAAAAAGCTCTTCCTTTTCTTGAAAGATTTGACGTTGGAAGACTCGTAGACCATCGATCAGTTTCTGCATGTTCATCTCCTTTACGCCGACCGCCTCGCAGGACACGATACCGTATTCCCGTCCTCACACGATCACCAATCGGGCTCCAACAGGAACGGTCTCGAAGATATACCGGAGATCTTCGTCATTGAGCTGAATACAGCCGTGGGTGACATAGAAGCCCAGCAAATAGGTATAGAGCGCTCCATGGATAAAATAGCCATCGCCAAACCCCAGCGCATAGTCACCTAGCGCATTCGGTAGGAGCCGTTGACTCTGATCCTTCGGGACCGGAAGACCTTTTTCTATGAAGGCCCAATCCGGTCGAATCCATACCGGGTTTTTGAGTTTCGTCTCGATCGTAAATGTCCCGCGAGGGGTTTCAAACTTCCATGCTCTGGAGGGATTCGTGGGATCGTGTAATTCCTTTCCACTGCCTGTCGCGGCAAGAGCCGTATAAATGACCTGTTTCCCCCGCACTACCATGAGCAAGTTTTTGGAAAGATCCAGCAGAAGAGAGACTTCATCGTCCCGCTGTTCACGAAAGACACGATCTTTTGAGTTGTGAAACGATTCGCCATGGTTGAGGGGGATTCTCTCAGTACCCTTCTGATTCACGACATGACTGACCGGCCCCGCAAACACGAGTGGCAGCATCAGTGAGCCTAGGATGGACAAGGGCCAAACGATTCGCCAATTCATCCTGGAAGGCCTGCCCTTCTTTCAATCAAACCATATTATGGATTTCTGTCTTGCGTTTTCTCGATCGCCTGAAGAATCTGGTCTCTAATTCGAGATGCGACACCTCGCACCTTTTCCGCCTTCTCAGTGACCGCCGAATAGTCTTGAGGAGCGATTTCCTTGGGAATTTCAGCAAGCGTCGACTCGGCAGCATAGATATCGTTTTCCATCATCTCTAACACAATCTCCACATCCTTTCCCGACGGGGCTTGACTCAACATGGCCTTGGCCTCCCCAATCAGCTTACGGGCTTGAGACACGGCGAGCATGACATCGTTCTGCGCATGCTGATCGTTGCTGCTTATACTCGATGCCGTGTCACGATCGACGAGAGACGTAATCTTAGATTCCGCCTGCTTCGCCTTGTCCTCTACCTTGGCTAGAAGTTCTTCAGCTTTGGCATAGTCACGAAACAGCCAAAAGGCATCGTCCTGCGATTGAATTTCGTCGGCTGCCTCTTGAAGAGACTTCATCGCCTCTGCGAAAAGATCCGGAGCTGACTCTTCCGCCCCAGCTTGACGGGCATGTTCGAGTGCCTGCTGAGCCTTGGAAAGATCGGGTTTTGGAGAGTCGTCACAGCCCCACAACGTAATGAGACTCACCAGCATCATGGCCCGAAAGATACGTGACGTTTGTTTTATCATGACACACTCCCTGCTTTAGGCTGAATGCAATGAATAAAACCTTATGAAACCTACGCACATCATAGCATGTCATAGCCATAGGCGTGGACTCTATTGACCCGCAGCCCAAGCGTACGCCGTACACGAAAATAGTGCAACTCTGACGTCACAGGAGATCAGGACAGTGAAGACAACGATGGCGTGACAGTTAGCGTGACTTAACGGACTGCGATGGGACCAAGTGCATGGTCATTGGGAAGGCACTCTTGATGCGAAGAGCATCCCGTTACCGCGCTGCGGTTAACAGCGCATCAACGCTGGGATATTGGAGAAGGTAGTCTTCCTGGCTTCGCCGGATGACTTCATAGGCTTCTTCTCGTCCATAGACTTCAGCGATTTCACACTTTCGATGGGTGGACCCGGGAATATCCTTATACGTCAGGAAGTAATGCTTGAGCCGTTCAATCAACGCGGAGGGACAATGCTCAATTTCAAGCCACCCTTCATACACACCGTCCCCCTTCATCACGGCGATAATCTTGTCGTCAGCCTCGTCTCCATCGATCATCCGCAGACCTCCGATAGGCCGAGCCTCCAACAACACATCTCCATGCGTGATGGATTTTTCGGCTATGACGCAAATATCGAGAGGATCGTCATCTCCGACGACGTCGGTCTTCCCTGTACGGCTGGCGCACAGGCTCGCAACCCGACTGCCGCAACAAGTTCTGGGGATCAGACCATACAATGATGGGCAAATGTTGGAGAAACGTTGCGGACGATCGACTTTCAAATGGCCGGTTCGTTTGTCCAGCTCATACTTCATCGTATCGCTCGGAACGATTTCGATGTAGGCGGTGATGACTCTTGGCGCCTCAGGACCGATCGATACGCCATGCCAAGGATGTGATTTCGATACGCGACTCACGAGTTCCCAAACGGACTCCATGTCTACTTGGCTCATAGTTTTTCCCTCAAAATTCGGCTGCTCATCGTCATATTCATGACGATGAGATTGTAGATTGAATATTGGACACTTCTCCCTCACTATGTCGGGATTTCATCAAGGAATCTCAACCTCCACACAATTTTCAACACCATGCGCAGACAAAACAAGTCAGGTCATGGAATGGCACAAGAAAGCCCATATTCATCCTTGTTGCCTCCGTTCCCACTCAGTTGATAGCAGAATGCGCTCCTTCGACACTCTCTTTCCCGAGGAATGTTCACACGGTTCTCGGCCTCTAGGGTATCGGACGCATCAGTCTGAATCTAAAACCCGGAGCAAGCCTCTACCATCCGAGGCTCGGCTGAATGAGGCACAAACAGGTTGTATACGTTCTAGACAGGCAAGTCAGGGTTGTGGATGATATTCTAGCCGGTTGGTCGAGGGGAGTTCTCTACTCCACATGTTGCGTCACGGTTTTAAAGTACGCCAAAAGATCGCGGGCAGAAATGATGCCCACAATACTCTTTTCTTCTGTCACGACCAAATGCCGAATATGACGATCGGCCATGAGGTCACGCGCATACTGCGGAGACAATTTTTGATCGATAGAAATAATAGGACTCGACATCAGCTCTTGCACGATGAGTTGTCTCATATCTCGTTCCTCAGCGACGCCTTTCACGATATCCGTCTCGGTGATAATGCCGGCATATTCGTTCTGTCGCCGAACTAAGAGTGATCCAATACGTTGCTGATGCATAGAACGTGCGGCTTCATGAACAGTTGCTTCTTCCTGAATCGTACTCAAATTTTTCGTCATGAGTTGTCCGACCGTCGCCATAGGAGCACCTCCCATCTAGGTGACTAAGATCCTGTATTTTGTACCAACTTGAACGCTTTCGTCTACCATGAGAAGCGTTTTCCGTTTTTTATGAATCCCTGGCA
The genomic region above belongs to Nitrospirales bacterium and contains:
- a CDS encoding GH3 auxin-responsive promoter family protein, which encodes MSEEMSRHTDLHSHMRSIDKSVWGPMIKQTHDPQSSQRQVLNEILAKNANTAFGKEHDFDLIQSYEDYRAAVPIYTYEEFRPYIEAQERTKECRLTIEQPVAYAQTSGTTGVPKNIPILESTIGVLSRHQQLTTFAQYQGLPTIFDGKILVLSSARAEGALETGTPYGSMSGFLHELLPDFIRDKAVLPPEVLRIEEYDRKYIAIAAHALAEPNLSLIATANPSTVIKLFDVIRENLAVLIELLPLKDKPVFHVNIPMPHPQPSRITELEKFLEQQAHLTLGSFWPGLRALVTWTGGSCAALLPRVQALLPPKTEVIEMGYLSSELAGSVNIDVRSNRCIPTFYDNFFEFVEEGNWEDDDAPVLTLAQVEEGKRYYVIVTTRNGLYRYCMNDIIEVTGWFNQTPTIQFVQKGKGVTNLTGEKLYEHHVTTAVEAIRQEYGIAFGFFLMLADPVRLEYTMCIEHPVLNEGVMHRLDSQLSMLNIEYKVKRESGRLQPLKVLYVKDGTSESYKRHCLAEGQREAQYKVVRLQYVKDCSFDFYSYAR
- a CDS encoding sterol desaturase family protein encodes the protein MKTIVRYGAYPVVLSACVALYHFLLNIGAGLHLASYSSVFIGALLMMILEYRFPHRRAWLPRRADVWQDAIFMILIQAALPKLLAFALAVKLVELLEPHGFAVSGVWPGSWSVPSQMLLMMLIADGFRYWLHRFAHEWECLWRFHAVHHSPHTLYWLNVGRFHPIDKALQFFLDALPFIVLGVSESVLGLYFVCYAVNGFFQHGNVDVRLGILNYIVSGPELHRWHHSMKKEESNHNYGNNLIVWDLFFGTWYLPKGRHVGDLGLINRHYPSNFVAQMKTPFIPGVDKQAEPIERV
- a CDS encoding SDR family NAD(P)-dependent oxidoreductase; the encoded protein is MDILSPRKILIIGNSDGIGAAVTRALVARGDKIVGVSRSPSPLDMNGPRHETLDITSSTYPALLQRLLAEEGPFDVCIYCAAIGSGLTLPDLSREAHVIEVNLTSMVRTLSALTPGWMGRSSGHFIGLSSLADDFYNQDAPSYTASKAAFSNYLVSMAMKLRPYGVSVTNIRFGYVDTKLPKANHKPMMMTPERAADHVLRCMKTRPIQLSIPKTIGLILHGLRWIQSVRVWTA
- a CDS encoding heme-binding beta-barrel domain-containing protein, which encodes MADEELIRNLGPLGPLAGTWEGDQGLDVAPSKKHGKKETSFREHMTFEPFGPVVNGSQSLYALRYRTTIWPLGEENPFHEEVGYWLWDAEAKQVLRCFIVPRGIAVEAGGTAEPSDTTLTMQADVGSETYGVLSNRYLDQHAKTVSYRLTVTIHDGNSFSYEEDTLLQIAGQSDVFHHTDKNTLRRITAAS
- a CDS encoding carbonic anhydrase, which gives rise to MQKLIDGLRVFQRQIFQEKEELFQTLSRKQEPRALFITCSDSRVSPTLLTQTDPGDLFILRTAGNLIPTYGAAIGGSTATVEYAVSVLHIQDIIVCGHTDCGAMKALLHPDKLEGLPAVKVWLQQAETTQRIAADHFGHLTGDELFVATIKENVVVQLDHLRTHPSVATKLKNGKLRLHGWVYSIDSGEVWTYDFEKKEFIELR
- a CDS encoding L,D-transpeptidase, which gives rise to MLPLVFAGPVSHVVNQKGTERIPLNHGESFHNSKDRVFREQRDDEVSLLLDLSKNLLMVVRGKQVIYTALAATGSGKELHDPTNPSRAWKFETPRGTFTIETKLKNPVWIRPDWAFIEKGLPVPKDQSQRLLPNALGDYALGFGDGYFIHGALYTYLLGFYVTHGCIQLNDEDLRYIFETVPVGARLVIV
- a CDS encoding inorganic pyrophosphatase; the protein is MSQVDMESVWELVSRVSKSHPWHGVSIGPEAPRVITAYIEIVPSDTMKYELDKRTGHLKVDRPQRFSNICPSLYGLIPRTCCGSRVASLCASRTGKTDVVGDDDPLDICVIAEKSITHGDVLLEARPIGGLRMIDGDEADDKIIAVMKGDGVYEGWLEIEHCPSALIERLKHYFLTYKDIPGSTHRKCEIAEVYGREEAYEVIRRSQEDYLLQYPSVDALLTAAR
- a CDS encoding CBS domain-containing protein, translating into MATVGQLMTKNLSTIQEEATVHEAARSMHQQRIGSLLVRRQNEYAGIITETDIVKGVAEERDMRQLIVQELMSSPIISIDQKLSPQYARDLMADRHIRHLVVTEEKSIVGIISARDLLAYFKTVTQHVE